A segment of the Leptolyngbya sp. NIES-3755 genome:
TTGAGATTCTAAAAGCACTTTACCGGAATGCGAACATTCTCATTTTCGATGAGCCAACAGCGGTTCTAACGCCTCAGGAAGCTCAAGACTTGATTGTAATTCTGCGGAATCTGGCGGCTCAAGGAACTTCTATTGTTTTTATCTCCCACAAGCTAAATGAAGTGATGGCAGTGTGCGATCGAGTGACTGTTTTGCGAGATGGACAAGCAGTAGCAACAGTGGCAACTCAAGATTGTACTAAGCGTGAACTTGCCCAACTGATGGTCGGTCGGGAGATTAATTCGACTCAAAAACCTCCAGTACGATCGCCTAATTCTACGACTGGACTTGCTTTGAAGAATCTCTGGGTTATGGGCGATCGCGGTTTTCCAGCACTGAAAGGAATTGATCTTGCCATTGGTCAAGGTGAAATTGTAGGGGTGGCTGGTGTGGATGGTAATGGTCAGCGCGAACTCGAAGAAGCGATCGTCGGACTGCGATCGCTCAAACAAGGAGAAGTTCGGATGAGCGGTAATCTCGCGCATATTCCTAGTGATCGTTATGCGATGGGATTGCTGACTGAGTTCTCGATCGCAGAAAATTTAGTGTTAAAGGATGTTCAATCTCCTTCCTTTCAGCGAAAAGGATTGTTGCAGTGGAAGTTGATCTTTAACTATGCTACTGATTTGATGCAGCGTTTCTTGATTCGAGCGTCTTCGGTCAAGATGCAGGCTGGAAAGCTCTCAGGGGGCAATGCTCAGAAGGTTGTGTTTGCGCGTGAACTCAGTCGCGATCATCAAGTGCTACTGGCTGCCCAACCGACACGAGGACTTGATATTGGAGCCACTGAATTTGTTCATGCACAGCTTCTTGCGCGACGAGAGGTGGGCGTTGCGGTGTTACTGATTTCAACTGAACTCGATGAGATTTTGAAACTTAGCGATCGTATTGCTGTTTTGTACGAAGGAGAAATCGTGGCTGTGATCGATGCTAAAGACGTGAACTTGCACGATTTGGGTTTATTGATGGCGGGGAAGAAAGGAGGGAACTTTGCTGAATCCTAGTTCTGCACTTCCACAGTCCTCGATTTGGCTACGACTGAAGTTTCTCGCTCCGGTTCTCGGTGCAGTGCTGGCTTTATTATTGGGTGGAGTTCTGCTGCAATTGAGCGGTGCAAATCCAGTGCAGGCTTATCAAGTCATGTTCATGGGTGCGTTTGGGGGAGCGCGACAATGGACTGAAACGCTGCTGAAAGCCACACCGCTGCTGATTATTGGATTGGGAATGACGATCGCATTTCGGTGTCGAGTTTGGAACATTGGAGCCGAAGGACAGTACTATATTGGTGCTTTGTGCGGCAGTCTTGTTGCACTCACTTTTCCGAGTTTACCTGTGGCAGTGTTGATTCCCTTGATGTTAGTGGCTGGTGTTTTTGGTGGCGCAGTGTGGAGTGCGATCGCTGGATTGCTTCATCTTCTGCGCGGCATGAACTTGATCATTTGCACTTTAATGCTGAACTATATCGGCATTCTCATCGTTCAATATGCGGCACGAGTTCCGCTGAGACAGCCTGATGGATTTTTACCGGAGTCAGCGCAATTTGGCAATCATGCTCAAATCCCTGTTTTGTTTGGAACTCGATTGCATTGGGGAATGGCGATCGCGCTATTGCTCGTCGGTGGAGTTTACCTGCTGTTATGGCACACGCCTTTAGGATTCCAGCTTCGGGTGGTCGGATCGCGGCTGAGTGTTGCTCGCAGTGTGGGCATTAATACCAGTCGGAGTATTTTGCTGGCATTGATGATGAGTGGTGGACTCGCAGGACTAGCAGGGATTGTTGAAGTGAGCTATACCTATACTCGCTTGAAAGGTGAAATCTCAGATAGCTATGGATTTAGTGGCATCTTAGTTGCATTGCTCGGTCAACTTCATCCGATCGGGATTTTGATCGCAGCGATTTTATTTTCAGCCTTGATGGTTGGGGCGCAATCGTTGAATGTCGTGCTACAGATTCCAGCTTCCGCTGCCCAAGTGATTCAAGCGCTAGTCGTGCTCTTTGTGCTGGCGGGTTCTGCATTGGCAAATCGTCGATCGTAAATGAGGTAGTTATGCCCTGGGAACAAGTTCTAACCTGGAGTTTCTTGATCGCATTGCTCACCGCAGGAATTCGATTAGCTGTGCCCGTTTTATTAGCTGTATTAGGAGAAATCATCACCGAGCGATCGGGCGTGATGAATCTAGGATTAGAAGGCGTGATGCTGGTCGGTGGATTAGCGGGGTTTGCGATCGCTGCTAGTCTTGAACAAGCGACCGGGAACGCAAGTCTCGCGGCATGGATCGGGCTTGCTGCTGGATTGTTCGGTGGAGCGCTGATGGGTTTGCTCATGGCAGTATTAACCGTGAGCTTAAAGACCGATCAAGTTGTGACAGGAGTGACACTTGTTTTATTTGGGCAAGGATTGACGGCTTATCTATTTCGATCGCGGATTGGACTCTCTGGAACACGAGTGCAAGGACTGGAAACTTGGGCAATTCCAGGACTCTCGAACTTGCCCATCGTAGGTGAGATTTTGTTTAATCAAACTGCGATCGTTTATCTCACAGCACTTCTCGTCTATGTTTGCTGGTTCTTCTTATTTTGCACAAATGCGGGGCTTGCTCTAAGAGCAGTAGGCGAGAATCCAGCGGCAGCCGAGACTTCAGGATTGAATGTCGATCGGATTCGTTATTTTGCTGTGATTGCGGGTTCTGCTCTAGCAGGTTTGGGGGGTGCAGTATTGACGGTCGTTCAACTCAGGCTCTTTACCGAGGGAATCATGGCGGGTCGGGGTTGGATTGCGATCGCGCTTGTGTTTTTCTCGCGTTGGCAACCTATTTGGGCACTCTTTGGCGCACTATTGTTTGGTGTGGCAGATGCGCTGCAATATCGAATTCAAGCGTTAGGAGCAGAAGATTTACCCTACGAATTTCTGCTCATGCTTCCCTATGTGTTGACGCTTATGGCACTATTACGAGGAACAGGTCGAAGTGAAACGCCTGCGTCGTTGGGAATTCCTTACATAAAACAAGACCGCTCATAGATGCTGCTGGAGTAAGTTGATGATTGATCCAATTCTTTGGAATGACTGGCATCCGATCGCCCGATCGAGTGATCTTAAACCTGGAACTCTTCTACGATCGCGGTTGCTAGACACTGATATAGTTCTTTGGCGAGGAGAAAATACGGACGCGATCGCCTGGGAAGATCGCTGTCCGCATCGCAGTGTCAAACTTTCAGGAGGAACAATTGTTGAAGATACCTTAGTTTGTCCTTATCACGGGTTAGCTTACAATCCAGCAGGGCAATGTGTGAAAGTTCCGGCTCATCCTGGTTACACACCACCGAAGCAAGCCTGTGTGAAATCGTTTGCAGTGCAAGAACAGTATGGAGTCATCTTTGTGTCGATCGGCAATCCGACTCAGCCTGTTGCACTATTTCCAGAGTGGGATGATCCAAGCTATCGCACCTATCTGAGTGGTGGGCATTACTGTCGTTGTAGTGGATTAAGAGCGATCGAGAATTTTTTAGATGTCGCGCACCTGCCTTTTGTTCATGCGGGAATTTTAGGAGGACCTGACCAAGCAGTGATCGAAGATTATGAAGTGACTTCGATCGACACAGGTATCTACATGAAAGATATCAAGATCTGGCAGCCTGACCCGGATGGTACGGGACGAGGTGGTGTTGCAGCTTATGATTATTGGACAATTCGACCTTTAACAGTCGCACTTCGCAAACAAAGAGCCAGCGGACAAACGATGGTGTTGCTCTACTACGTCACTCCAGTTTCTGAGGAGGAGTGCATCGGCTGGATGTGGGGAGCGCTGAACTATGCTCATGACATTTCCGAAGAGGTGATGGTAGCATTTCAGGACAAAGTGATTCTTCAAGATATGGACAATCTAGAATCCCACAATCCAAAGCGATTGCCGCTCGATCTGCAAGCCGAATTTCATCTACCTAGCGATCGTGCTTCTTTAGGCTATCGCAAATGGTTAAAGCAATTAGGAGTCACTTACGGAGCGATTCCATAAGCATTGTTTTTTCCTCCGAACAACCTCAATTTTTTCACTTGTTTTGGGACATTAATTGTTCTTCATAGCAGTTTGCCGGGAAGCTTAGAGAAAGTAATCGAAGCCCTGCAACAATTTCTATGGTTATGCTTCCTGGGTATGAGGTCGTCGAAAAAATCTACGAAAGCTCGAAGACGCTGGTTTATCGAGGCTTCCGAGCAGATGATCAAAAACCTGTGATCATCAAGGCGCTCAAAAATCAATACCCGATGCCCAAAGAAATTGCTGTGTTTCGGAAGCAGTACAGTTTGGCGAACCATCTCGGCATTCTGGGAATTGTTCGCCCGTACAGCTTAGAGAACTATGAAAATCAGTGGGCGTTAATCTTGGAAGATTTTGGTGCAACTTCTCTAAGAGACTATTGCAAGACGCATTCTCTTGACTTGAAAGCGTTTTTGTCGATCGCGATTCAAACTGCTCAAATTCTCGCAGAACTGCACCGAAATCGCATCATTCACAAAGATCTCAAACCTGCAAATCTACTGATCAATCCAACGACTGGACAGATTAAGATCACTGACTTTAGTATCGCGTCTATTCTACCCAAAGAAAATCAAACACTCATTAGCCCCAATGGATTAGAGGGAACCTTGCCTTATATGTCGCCAGAGCAAACTGGGCGAATGAATCGGGGCATCGACTATCGCAGCGATTTCTACTCGCTCGGAGTCACTTTTTATCAACTGCTGACCAAGCAACTCCCTTTCATCAGCAACGATCCGTTAGAGCTTGTTCATTGTCATCTTGCAAAACAGCCGATCCCGCCATCAGAACTAGATTCAGCAATTCCAGTACCTTTGTCAAATATCATCATGAAGTTGATGGCAAAAATGGCAGAAGATCGCTATCAAAGCGCCACTGGACTACTGCATGATCTTGAAATTTGCCAGCAACAATTCCAGCTTCACAACACAATCGAAGCATTTGCTCTCGCTCAACAAGATTACTGCGATCGCTTATCGATTCCCGAAAAATTGTACGGACGAGAAGCGGAAGTCAATCAACTGCTAACCGCTTTCGATCGAGTTGCTCAATCAGGATTCAGCGAGTTTTTGCTAGTTAGCGGCTATTCTGGAATCGGTAAATCGTCTTTGGTGCAAGAGGTTTATAAGCCGATCGTGCAGCGACGAGGATATTTTATTGCTGGTAAGTTTGACCAACTCCAACGCAATGTGCCTTACTCTGCGATCGCGAGTGCTTTTGGATCGCTCGTACAGCAACTTTTGACAGAAAGCGAACCGCAACTGCGTCAATGGCGAGAAAAATTAGCGATCGCGCTTGGCTCAAACGGACAAGTCATCCTTGATGTCATTCCAGAACTAGAGCAAGTTATCGGCAAGCAACCTGAGATTACCGCATTAAATCCCACTGAGGCACAACATCGATTCAATCGCGTGTTTCAGAACTTCATTCGTGTATTTTGCCAACCAGAGCATCCCCTAGTCATCTTCCTGGATGATCTACAATGGGCGGATTCTGCAACTCTCCGTCTCATTAAGCTACTGCTAACAGATTCACAAGCTCACCATTTGTTTCTAATCGGAGCTTTCCGAGATAACGAAGTCAATGCAACGCATCCTTTAACTCTGCTTTTAGAAGACTTGCAATCTCAGGCAGTTCCAATTCATCAAGTAACGCTGAAACCACTCTCATCGGCTCATGTCACTCAGTTAATTTCGGATACTTTGAGAACGCCTGAAGTCAGTCCGTTAGTCGATCTGCTCATGCGAAAAACGGACGGGAATCCATTCTTTATCAACGAATTTCTCAAAACGCTGTATCAGAATGAGCTACTGTGGTTCGACTTTTACAAGAATTCCTGGCAATGGAACTTAAGAGAAATTAAGACGCTCAACATTACGGATAATGTTGTTAAATTGCTGGTCGATCGATTGAGAAAGCTACCAGATGCAACACAGCAAGTGATCCAATTCGCTGCCTGCATTGGAAATCGATTTGATCTCAAAACCTTGTCGATCGTATTACAATCGTCAACGCTTGAAACAACAGCACAAGCTTTATCGATCGCAGTTCAACAAGGATTAATTGTTCCGCTTTCTGCTCTAGAGATTGTTCAAAGCGAGACGACGGAGCCAATTCT
Coding sequences within it:
- a CDS encoding inner-membrane translocator (similar to AA sequence:cyanobase_aa:Npun_R4718): MPWEQVLTWSFLIALLTAGIRLAVPVLLAVLGEIITERSGVMNLGLEGVMLVGGLAGFAIAASLEQATGNASLAAWIGLAAGLFGGALMGLLMAVLTVSLKTDQVVTGVTLVLFGQGLTAYLFRSRIGLSGTRVQGLETWAIPGLSNLPIVGEILFNQTAIVYLTALLVYVCWFFLFCTNAGLALRAVGENPAAAETSGLNVDRIRYFAVIAGSALAGLGGAVLTVVQLRLFTEGIMAGRGWIAIALVFFSRWQPIWALFGALLFGVADALQYRIQALGAEDLPYEFLLMLPYVLTLMALLRGTGRSETPASLGIPYIKQDRS
- a CDS encoding sugar ABC transporter, ATP-binding protein (similar to AA sequence:cyanobase_aa:alr5362); the protein is MAIEMIGITKRFGGVIANDAINFRVRTGEIHALLGENGAGKTTLMNILCGLYEPDQGEIRVQGKSVKFRSARDAIACGIGMVHQHFMLIESFTVAENIVLGQSTKFLQESAKQLYSRLQQLADHYGLKINPSAQIWQLSVGEQQRIEILKALYRNANILIFDEPTAVLTPQEAQDLIVILRNLAAQGTSIVFISHKLNEVMAVCDRVTVLRDGQAVATVATQDCTKRELAQLMVGREINSTQKPPVRSPNSTTGLALKNLWVMGDRGFPALKGIDLAIGQGEIVGVAGVDGNGQRELEEAIVGLRSLKQGEVRMSGNLAHIPSDRYAMGLLTEFSIAENLVLKDVQSPSFQRKGLLQWKLIFNYATDLMQRFLIRASSVKMQAGKLSGGNAQKVVFARELSRDHQVLLAAQPTRGLDIGATEFVHAQLLARREVGVAVLLISTELDEILKLSDRIAVLYEGEIVAVIDAKDVNLHDLGLLMAGKKGGNFAES
- a CDS encoding Rieske (2Fe-2S) iron-sulfur domain protein protein (similar to AA sequence:cyanobase_aa:LBDG_49110), translating into MIDPILWNDWHPIARSSDLKPGTLLRSRLLDTDIVLWRGENTDAIAWEDRCPHRSVKLSGGTIVEDTLVCPYHGLAYNPAGQCVKVPAHPGYTPPKQACVKSFAVQEQYGVIFVSIGNPTQPVALFPEWDDPSYRTYLSGGHYCRCSGLRAIENFLDVAHLPFVHAGILGGPDQAVIEDYEVTSIDTGIYMKDIKIWQPDPDGTGRGGVAAYDYWTIRPLTVALRKQRASGQTMVLLYYVTPVSEEECIGWMWGALNYAHDISEEVMVAFQDKVILQDMDNLESHNPKRLPLDLQAEFHLPSDRASLGYRKWLKQLGVTYGAIP
- a CDS encoding inner-membrane translocator (similar to AA sequence:cyanobase_aa:Npun_R4719), which gives rise to MLNPSSALPQSSIWLRLKFLAPVLGAVLALLLGGVLLQLSGANPVQAYQVMFMGAFGGARQWTETLLKATPLLIIGLGMTIAFRCRVWNIGAEGQYYIGALCGSLVALTFPSLPVAVLIPLMLVAGVFGGAVWSAIAGLLHLLRGMNLIICTLMLNYIGILIVQYAARVPLRQPDGFLPESAQFGNHAQIPVLFGTRLHWGMAIALLLVGGVYLLLWHTPLGFQLRVVGSRLSVARSVGINTSRSILLALMMSGGLAGLAGIVEVSYTYTRLKGEISDSYGFSGILVALLGQLHPIGILIAAILFSALMVGAQSLNVVLQIPASAAQVIQALVVLFVLAGSALANRRS